In Populus alba chromosome 9, ASM523922v2, whole genome shotgun sequence, a genomic segment contains:
- the LOC118032338 gene encoding F-box/LRR-repeat protein At1g67190, which produces MEHLPVEVIGNILSRLGGARDVVIASATCRKWREAWRKHLHTLSFNSNDWHVYQDITTSRLEILITQTIFQTTGLQGLSILMDDVDEFSASTVIAWLMYTRETLHRLIYNVRTTPNVNILEICGRQKMEILELSHNSITGVEPNFQRFPCLKSLSLSYVSISALDLNLLLTACPKIETLELINPEIAMSDAQVTVELSSPTLKRVYVEAISLDKFILEADSIECLHLKDCALELFELIGKGTLKHFKIDDVSVIHLDIGDTVDNLEIIDVSNFTIMWPKFYQMISKSSKLTKLRLWDVVFDDEDEIVDLETIAVCFPHLSHLALSYDLRDGVVNYGLQGSSHLENVFVLELGWTIINDLFSHWVEGLLKLCPNLRKLVIHGVVSEAKSPEECQMLANFTSSIVQLMRKYMHVDVQFDYE; this is translated from the coding sequence ATGGAACATCTTCCAGTTGAAGTTATTGGGAACATTCTGTCACGGCTAGGAGGAGCTCGAGATGTGGTGATAGCTTCTGCAACATGTCGGAAGTGGCGGGAAGCTTGGCGCAAACATCTTCACACTCTTTCATTTAATTCCAATGATTGGCATGTTTATCAAGATATCACGACTAGCCGACTAGAGATACTGATAACTCAGACAATATTTCAAACCACTGGGTTACAAGGCTTGTCGATTTTGATGGATGATGTTGACGAGTTCTCTGCCTCAACAGTTATTGCTTGGCTTATGTACACCAGGGAAACATTGCACCGATTGATTTATAATGTCCGGACTACTCCGAATGTTAATATTCTTGAGATTTGTGGCAGGCAGAAGATGGAAATATTGGAACTATCCCACAACTCGATAACAGGGGTTGAACCCAACTTTCAGAGATTCCCTTGTTTAAAATCCCTTTCTTTGAGTTATGTCAGTATCTCAGCATTGGATCTCAATCTTTTGCTCACTGCTTGCCCAAAGATTGAGACCTTGGAACTTATCAATCCAGAGATTGCAATGTCTGATGCACAGGTGACTGTTGAACTGAGCAGTCCAACATTAAAGAGAGTTTATGTTGAAGCAATCAGTTTGGACAAGTTTATCTTGGAGGCAGATAGCATTGAATGCTTGCACTTGAAGGATTGTGCTCTTGAGCTATTTGAACTCATTGGAAAGGGTACTTTGAAGCATTTCAAAATTGATGACGTAAGTGTTATTCATCTTGATATTGGTGACACTGTTGATAATCTTGAGATCATAGATGTCAGCAACTTCACTATTATGTGGCCAAAGTTCTACCAAATGATCTCCAAATCATCAAAGTTGACAAAACTTCGTCTTTGGGATGTGGTCTTCGATGACGAGGATGAGATTGTGGATTTAGAAACTATTGCTGTTTGTTTCCCGCATCTCAGCCATCTTGCATTAAGTTATGACTTGAGAGATGGAGTGGTTAACTATGGCCTGCAAGGGTCTTCCCACTTGGAGAATGTCTTTGTATTGGAGCTCGGATGGACTATAATTAATGATCTCTTCTCTCATTGGGTTGAGGGGCTGCTAAAACTTTGTCCAAATCTCAGGAAGCTGGTAATTCATGGTGTTGTTTCAGAGGCCAAAAGTCCTGAAGAATGCCAAATGTTGGCCAATTTTACATCATCCATAGTTCAGCTCATGAGAAAATACATGCATGTAGATGTGCAGTTCGATTATGAATAG